The following nucleotide sequence is from Myxococcus stipitatus.
CCCACCTCGAAGGGCGCGGCGAAGAAGGCCACGACGAAGAAGGCTCCCGTGAAGGGCGCGGCGAAGAAGCCCACCACGAAGGGGGCGGTGAGCAAGTCCTCGGGGGCGAAGAAGTCGGCTCCCCCGAAGGGGGCGGCGAAGAAGGGCGCGGCGCGCAAGTCGGGCGGGAGGCGCTGAGGCGATGTCTGGCGGCGGCCCCCGTTACGAGCGATACGAGAAGGAGAAGCTCGAGCCCGAGCAGTTCCTCCTCGACGTGCGCAAGGAGAAGATCGACCGCGTCGTGAGCCAGCGCACGCGCAACTTCACGGTGGTGCTCGACCGCCTGGAGGACAGCTTCAACATGGCGGCGGTGCTGCGCACCTGCGAGTCCATGGGCGTGCAGGAGATCCACGTCGTCATCAACCCGGAGGCCCCCTTCCTCCCCAACTCGAGGGTGGCCCAGGGGTGCGACAAGTGGCTGGACGTGAAGCTGTACAAGTCCTTCGCCGAGTGTCGTGAGCACCTCAAGTCGCGCGGCTTCCAGCTCTATGCCTCGGCCATCCGCGAGGGCGCGACGAGCCTC
It contains:
- a CDS encoding TrmH family RNA methyltransferase; translation: MSGGGPRYERYEKEKLEPEQFLLDVRKEKIDRVVSQRTRNFTVVLDRLEDSFNMAAVLRTCESMGVQEIHVVINPEAPFLPNSRVAQGCDKWLDVKLYKSFAECREHLKSRGFQLYASAIREGATSLYSLRFDTKVAVVLGNERFGVSDDVLDAVDGTFWIPMRGFSQSLNISAAASAIVSRAIAWRDEHLAGGSGDLSTEEAQALRERFYVLAIKQRKRLFKKQP